The Patescibacteria group bacterium genomic sequence GAAGGATTAAAAAAAAGTCTATCTAAAGAATAGAAAGGTTATCCTCCCACCCCCTCCATCTCCCCCTCGGGCAGGGGGAGTGCAATCTCCTCACGGAATGGCTCTTGCGTTACGCGTTATATGTTATAAGTTACACGAAGATGTGCTAAAATAAATTCACCCCTAATTCATGCTTCCTGATTTATGCTTCCATTCAAAAACCAAGAAAAAAAACTCGTCAAAAAAGCCCAAAGGGATCCTGAAGCCTTTGTGGAGCTTTATAATTTTTATTTTCCCAAAATCTTCCGCTTTGCCGCTTACCGCGTGAGCAGCCTTGAGGATACGGAAGATGTGGTGGCGGATATTTTTGAAAAAGCTTTGAAATACCTCTCCCGTTTCCGCTGGAGGGAAAACGCTAACTTTGGCTCCTGGCTTTTCCAAATCGCCCGCAATACCATTATTGACTATTACAAAAAAAACTCTCGCGGGCGGTTGGTAAACCTTGCGGATTTGCCCGAAATCGCCTCCCACGAAATCCTACCTTCCGACGCGGTAAAGCGCAAAGAAGGCTTCCAAGAACTGCAAAAATTAGTAAATACACTGCCCGCTCGGCAAGCCGAGATCGTCGCTTTGCGTTTTTTTGCTGAAAGGCGGAATAAAGAAATAGCCCAAATCCTCAAGATCTCGGAAAAAACCGTCGCCTCTAACCTCTGCCGCGCCCTGCGCACTCTCCACCGCCGTTACCAAAATTTGCAGTAATTAAACTAGCAACCTTGTTATAATATATATAAACTTATGTCTAAAAAAAATAATCCTGTGAACCCCGTTGGATGTTCACTATCTAACGGAGCCGACAGAGTCAACAATCAAAGCCTTTTAAATGAGATTGAGAAGATGCTCTCCGCGCCGCAAGGTCGGAATCACCTTAAGAATAATGCCTTGCTCGGTTTTTGCGCCCGACTTATTGCCACGCGACCTGAAGCGCGCGATAACTACCGCCAATATCTCAAACAAAGGCTCTCTGCGCTATACCCTCGGAAACGGAAGATAGACTG encodes the following:
- a CDS encoding sigma-70 family RNA polymerase sigma factor, translated to MLPFKNQEKKLVKKAQRDPEAFVELYNFYFPKIFRFAAYRVSSLEDTEDVVADIFEKALKYLSRFRWRENANFGSWLFQIARNTIIDYYKKNSRGRLVNLADLPEIASHEILPSDAVKRKEGFQELQKLVNTLPARQAEIVALRFFAERRNKEIAQILKISEKTVASNLCRALRTLHRRYQNLQ